One segment of Rosa chinensis cultivar Old Blush chromosome 6, RchiOBHm-V2, whole genome shotgun sequence DNA contains the following:
- the LOC112169144 gene encoding uncharacterized protein LOC112169144 isoform X1, which produces MKPFKFMEGVSKHKRSNSDPVKRKVGKDKLNSIILAPYRLGNREMGRPNSCVEEQPNCSDVQGSLNQEILQLQKQLQDQLVARHAFEKALSYQHLSYDTTIEDSLPKSAKDLIKDITVLELEVVFLERHLLSLYRKTFDQCIPSELTVAERQSSSSVTHEGSYKEFSGQDVTPESNKTITYADDLTLPRSTSGKPFKECNGIWEPEKLLDLSIHRCYSSLSQRSTCSPKTSPRTKCQTKNVDSYHSLPFSMLEQAQFATSNLYAEEHLGSYFSDHVPETPNSLSEEMIKCISAIYCELADPPIINNGYTCSPITFSAPMHDFSSQAESEKWSSRRTKIPFFNSQSEKPIHFEGSEELSGPYCRMLKVQCISEDTEKLRDVDHTLKKFSSLVYQLEGVDLRKMKHEEKLAFWINVHNALVMHTFLTYGIPQNYSKRVSLPLKSAYNVGGHTISVDMIQRSILGCRLPRPGQWLRLLFTMKTKFKAGDARKSYAIEQPEPLLHFALCSGSYSDPAVRMYTSKRVFEELETAKEEYIQSTFLLHKEQKILLPKIVESFAKDSGLCSAGLVEMIERLLPNSERKSNPQCQQRRIWKAIDWIPHNFTFRYLIPKEVAW; this is translated from the exons ATGAAGCCATTCAAGTTCATGGAGGGAGTTTCAAAACACAAACGCTCCAATAG TGACCCGGTGAAAAGAAAGGTTGGGAAGGATAAATTGAATAGCATCATCTTAGCTCCTTACAGACTTGGAAAT AGAGAAATGGGAAGACCAAACAGCTGTGTCGAAGAGCAACCCAATTGTTCTGATGTTCAAGGTTCTTTAAATCAGGAG ATTTTACAGCTTCAAAAACAATTGCAGGACCAACTTGTGGCACGCCATGCTTTTGAGAAGGCTTTAAGTTATCAGCACCTATCATACGATACTACGATCGAAGACTCACTCCCAAAG TCTGCCAAGGACCTAATAAAGGACATTACAGTTTTAGAACTAGAAGTTGTCTTTTTGGAGCGCCATCTTCTATCCTTATACAGGAAAACGTTTGATCAATGCATACCATCTGAATTGACTGTGGCCGAAAGACAGAGTTCTTCTTCAGTCACACATGAAGGAAGTTATAAAGAATTTTCTGGACAAGATGTTACACCAGAAAGTAACAAAACCATCACCTACGCTGATGATCTTACATTGCCTCGGAGTACATCTGGCAAACCATTCAAGGAATGCAATGGCATATGGGAACCAGAAAAACTGTTAGATTTGAGCATTCATCGTTGCTATTCCTCCCTGTCTCAGCGTTCAACTTGTTCACCGAAAACTTCTCCTCGAACAAAATGTCAAACTAAAAATGTAGATTCATACCACTCCTTACCTTTCTCAATGCTAGAG CAAGCGCAGTTTGCAACTTCAAATTTATATGCAGAAGAACATCTTGGAAGTTATTTCTCTGATCATGTTCCAGAAACACCAAACAGCCTTTCTGAAGAAATGATCAAGTGCATTTCAGCAATATATTGTGAACTTGCTGACCCGCCTATTATCAATAACGGTTACACTTGCTCTCCAATCACATTCTCAGCACCAATGCATGACTTTTCGTCACAGGCTGAAAGTGAAAAGTGGAGTTCCCGGCGCACGAAAATTCCTTTTTTCAATTCACAATCTGAAAAGCCTATCCACTTTGAAGGATCAGAAGAATTGAGTGGACCTTACTGTAGAATGCTAAAGGTACAGTGCATCAGTGAGGATACGGAGAAGTTAAGAGATGTTGACCACACACTAAAGAAATTTAG CTCACTTGTTTATCAGTTGGAAGGAGTGGATCTCAGAAAGATGAAACATGAAGAGAAGTTAGCCTTTTGGATTAACGTGCACAATGCACTCGTTATGCAT ACATTTTTAACATATGGGATTCCACAAAATTATTCAAAAAGAGTTTCATTGCCACTCAAG TCTGCATATAATGTGGGAGGTCACACCATAAGTGTAGACATGATACAGAGGTCCATTTTGGGGTGCAGATTGCCTCGTCCTGGACAA TGGCTGCGGCTGTTGTTTACCATGAAAACAAAGTTCAAGGCTGGAGATGCACGCAAATCGTATGCAATTGAGCAACCCGAACCTCTCTTGCATTTTGCACTCTGCTCGGGAAGCTATTCCGATCCTGCG GTACGTATGTACACATCAAAGAGAGTGTTTGAGGAGCTGGAAACTGCAAAAGAGGAGTACATCCAATCAACCTTCCTTCTGCACAAGGAACAGAAAATCCTTCTTCCAAAGATTGTGGAGTCATTTGCAAAGGACTCAGGATTATGCTCTGCCGGTTTGGTAGAGATGATTGAGCGTTTACTGCCTAACTCTGAAAGAAAAAGTAATCCCCAGTGCCAACAGAGAAGAATATGGAAGGCAATTGATTGGATTCCTCACAACTTTACTTTCCGCTATCTTATCCCAAAAGAAGTAGCTTGGTGA
- the LOC112169144 gene encoding uncharacterized protein LOC112169144 isoform X3 — MGRPNSCVEEQPNCSDVQGSLNQEILQLQKQLQDQLVARHAFEKALSYQHLSYDTTIEDSLPKSAKDLIKDITVLELEVVFLERHLLSLYRKTFDQCIPSELTVAERQSSSSVTHEGSYKEFSGQDVTPESNKTITYADDLTLPRSTSGKPFKECNGIWEPEKLLDLSIHRCYSSLSQRSTCSPKTSPRTKCQTKNVDSYHSLPFSMLEQAQFATSNLYAEEHLGSYFSDHVPETPNSLSEEMIKCISAIYCELADPPIINNGYTCSPITFSAPMHDFSSQAESEKWSSRRTKIPFFNSQSEKPIHFEGSEELSGPYCRMLKVQCISEDTEKLRDVDHTLKKFSSLVYQLEGVDLRKMKHEEKLAFWINVHNALVMHTFLTYGIPQNYSKRVSLPLKSAYNVGGHTISVDMIQRSILGCRLPRPGQWLRLLFTMKTKFKAGDARKSYAIEQPEPLLHFALCSGSYSDPAVRMYTSKRVFEELETAKEEYIQSTFLLHKEQKILLPKIVESFAKDSGLCSAGLVEMIERLLPNSERKSNPQCQQRRIWKAIDWIPHNFTFRYLIPKEVAW; from the exons ATGGGAAGACCAAACAGCTGTGTCGAAGAGCAACCCAATTGTTCTGATGTTCAAGGTTCTTTAAATCAGGAG ATTTTACAGCTTCAAAAACAATTGCAGGACCAACTTGTGGCACGCCATGCTTTTGAGAAGGCTTTAAGTTATCAGCACCTATCATACGATACTACGATCGAAGACTCACTCCCAAAG TCTGCCAAGGACCTAATAAAGGACATTACAGTTTTAGAACTAGAAGTTGTCTTTTTGGAGCGCCATCTTCTATCCTTATACAGGAAAACGTTTGATCAATGCATACCATCTGAATTGACTGTGGCCGAAAGACAGAGTTCTTCTTCAGTCACACATGAAGGAAGTTATAAAGAATTTTCTGGACAAGATGTTACACCAGAAAGTAACAAAACCATCACCTACGCTGATGATCTTACATTGCCTCGGAGTACATCTGGCAAACCATTCAAGGAATGCAATGGCATATGGGAACCAGAAAAACTGTTAGATTTGAGCATTCATCGTTGCTATTCCTCCCTGTCTCAGCGTTCAACTTGTTCACCGAAAACTTCTCCTCGAACAAAATGTCAAACTAAAAATGTAGATTCATACCACTCCTTACCTTTCTCAATGCTAGAG CAAGCGCAGTTTGCAACTTCAAATTTATATGCAGAAGAACATCTTGGAAGTTATTTCTCTGATCATGTTCCAGAAACACCAAACAGCCTTTCTGAAGAAATGATCAAGTGCATTTCAGCAATATATTGTGAACTTGCTGACCCGCCTATTATCAATAACGGTTACACTTGCTCTCCAATCACATTCTCAGCACCAATGCATGACTTTTCGTCACAGGCTGAAAGTGAAAAGTGGAGTTCCCGGCGCACGAAAATTCCTTTTTTCAATTCACAATCTGAAAAGCCTATCCACTTTGAAGGATCAGAAGAATTGAGTGGACCTTACTGTAGAATGCTAAAGGTACAGTGCATCAGTGAGGATACGGAGAAGTTAAGAGATGTTGACCACACACTAAAGAAATTTAG CTCACTTGTTTATCAGTTGGAAGGAGTGGATCTCAGAAAGATGAAACATGAAGAGAAGTTAGCCTTTTGGATTAACGTGCACAATGCACTCGTTATGCAT ACATTTTTAACATATGGGATTCCACAAAATTATTCAAAAAGAGTTTCATTGCCACTCAAG TCTGCATATAATGTGGGAGGTCACACCATAAGTGTAGACATGATACAGAGGTCCATTTTGGGGTGCAGATTGCCTCGTCCTGGACAA TGGCTGCGGCTGTTGTTTACCATGAAAACAAAGTTCAAGGCTGGAGATGCACGCAAATCGTATGCAATTGAGCAACCCGAACCTCTCTTGCATTTTGCACTCTGCTCGGGAAGCTATTCCGATCCTGCG GTACGTATGTACACATCAAAGAGAGTGTTTGAGGAGCTGGAAACTGCAAAAGAGGAGTACATCCAATCAACCTTCCTTCTGCACAAGGAACAGAAAATCCTTCTTCCAAAGATTGTGGAGTCATTTGCAAAGGACTCAGGATTATGCTCTGCCGGTTTGGTAGAGATGATTGAGCGTTTACTGCCTAACTCTGAAAGAAAAAGTAATCCCCAGTGCCAACAGAGAAGAATATGGAAGGCAATTGATTGGATTCCTCACAACTTTACTTTCCGCTATCTTATCCCAAAAGAAGTAGCTTGGTGA
- the LOC112169144 gene encoding uncharacterized protein LOC112169144 isoform X4: protein MGRPNSCVEEQPNCSDVQGSLNQEDQLVARHAFEKALSYQHLSYDTTIEDSLPKSAKDLIKDITVLELEVVFLERHLLSLYRKTFDQCIPSELTVAERQSSSSVTHEGSYKEFSGQDVTPESNKTITYADDLTLPRSTSGKPFKECNGIWEPEKLLDLSIHRCYSSLSQRSTCSPKTSPRTKCQTKNVDSYHSLPFSMLEQAQFATSNLYAEEHLGSYFSDHVPETPNSLSEEMIKCISAIYCELADPPIINNGYTCSPITFSAPMHDFSSQAESEKWSSRRTKIPFFNSQSEKPIHFEGSEELSGPYCRMLKVQCISEDTEKLRDVDHTLKKFSSLVYQLEGVDLRKMKHEEKLAFWINVHNALVMHTFLTYGIPQNYSKRVSLPLKSAYNVGGHTISVDMIQRSILGCRLPRPGQWLRLLFTMKTKFKAGDARKSYAIEQPEPLLHFALCSGSYSDPAVRMYTSKRVFEELETAKEEYIQSTFLLHKEQKILLPKIVESFAKDSGLCSAGLVEMIERLLPNSERKSNPQCQQRRIWKAIDWIPHNFTFRYLIPKEVAW from the exons ATGGGAAGACCAAACAGCTGTGTCGAAGAGCAACCCAATTGTTCTGATGTTCAAGGTTCTTTAAATCAGGAG GACCAACTTGTGGCACGCCATGCTTTTGAGAAGGCTTTAAGTTATCAGCACCTATCATACGATACTACGATCGAAGACTCACTCCCAAAG TCTGCCAAGGACCTAATAAAGGACATTACAGTTTTAGAACTAGAAGTTGTCTTTTTGGAGCGCCATCTTCTATCCTTATACAGGAAAACGTTTGATCAATGCATACCATCTGAATTGACTGTGGCCGAAAGACAGAGTTCTTCTTCAGTCACACATGAAGGAAGTTATAAAGAATTTTCTGGACAAGATGTTACACCAGAAAGTAACAAAACCATCACCTACGCTGATGATCTTACATTGCCTCGGAGTACATCTGGCAAACCATTCAAGGAATGCAATGGCATATGGGAACCAGAAAAACTGTTAGATTTGAGCATTCATCGTTGCTATTCCTCCCTGTCTCAGCGTTCAACTTGTTCACCGAAAACTTCTCCTCGAACAAAATGTCAAACTAAAAATGTAGATTCATACCACTCCTTACCTTTCTCAATGCTAGAG CAAGCGCAGTTTGCAACTTCAAATTTATATGCAGAAGAACATCTTGGAAGTTATTTCTCTGATCATGTTCCAGAAACACCAAACAGCCTTTCTGAAGAAATGATCAAGTGCATTTCAGCAATATATTGTGAACTTGCTGACCCGCCTATTATCAATAACGGTTACACTTGCTCTCCAATCACATTCTCAGCACCAATGCATGACTTTTCGTCACAGGCTGAAAGTGAAAAGTGGAGTTCCCGGCGCACGAAAATTCCTTTTTTCAATTCACAATCTGAAAAGCCTATCCACTTTGAAGGATCAGAAGAATTGAGTGGACCTTACTGTAGAATGCTAAAGGTACAGTGCATCAGTGAGGATACGGAGAAGTTAAGAGATGTTGACCACACACTAAAGAAATTTAG CTCACTTGTTTATCAGTTGGAAGGAGTGGATCTCAGAAAGATGAAACATGAAGAGAAGTTAGCCTTTTGGATTAACGTGCACAATGCACTCGTTATGCAT ACATTTTTAACATATGGGATTCCACAAAATTATTCAAAAAGAGTTTCATTGCCACTCAAG TCTGCATATAATGTGGGAGGTCACACCATAAGTGTAGACATGATACAGAGGTCCATTTTGGGGTGCAGATTGCCTCGTCCTGGACAA TGGCTGCGGCTGTTGTTTACCATGAAAACAAAGTTCAAGGCTGGAGATGCACGCAAATCGTATGCAATTGAGCAACCCGAACCTCTCTTGCATTTTGCACTCTGCTCGGGAAGCTATTCCGATCCTGCG GTACGTATGTACACATCAAAGAGAGTGTTTGAGGAGCTGGAAACTGCAAAAGAGGAGTACATCCAATCAACCTTCCTTCTGCACAAGGAACAGAAAATCCTTCTTCCAAAGATTGTGGAGTCATTTGCAAAGGACTCAGGATTATGCTCTGCCGGTTTGGTAGAGATGATTGAGCGTTTACTGCCTAACTCTGAAAGAAAAAGTAATCCCCAGTGCCAACAGAGAAGAATATGGAAGGCAATTGATTGGATTCCTCACAACTTTACTTTCCGCTATCTTATCCCAAAAGAAGTAGCTTGGTGA
- the LOC112169144 gene encoding uncharacterized protein LOC112169144 isoform X2, whose amino-acid sequence MKPFKFMEGVSKHKRSNSDPVKRKVGKDKLNSIILAPYRLGNREMGRPNSCVEEQPNCSDVQGSLNQEDQLVARHAFEKALSYQHLSYDTTIEDSLPKSAKDLIKDITVLELEVVFLERHLLSLYRKTFDQCIPSELTVAERQSSSSVTHEGSYKEFSGQDVTPESNKTITYADDLTLPRSTSGKPFKECNGIWEPEKLLDLSIHRCYSSLSQRSTCSPKTSPRTKCQTKNVDSYHSLPFSMLEQAQFATSNLYAEEHLGSYFSDHVPETPNSLSEEMIKCISAIYCELADPPIINNGYTCSPITFSAPMHDFSSQAESEKWSSRRTKIPFFNSQSEKPIHFEGSEELSGPYCRMLKVQCISEDTEKLRDVDHTLKKFSSLVYQLEGVDLRKMKHEEKLAFWINVHNALVMHTFLTYGIPQNYSKRVSLPLKSAYNVGGHTISVDMIQRSILGCRLPRPGQWLRLLFTMKTKFKAGDARKSYAIEQPEPLLHFALCSGSYSDPAVRMYTSKRVFEELETAKEEYIQSTFLLHKEQKILLPKIVESFAKDSGLCSAGLVEMIERLLPNSERKSNPQCQQRRIWKAIDWIPHNFTFRYLIPKEVAW is encoded by the exons ATGAAGCCATTCAAGTTCATGGAGGGAGTTTCAAAACACAAACGCTCCAATAG TGACCCGGTGAAAAGAAAGGTTGGGAAGGATAAATTGAATAGCATCATCTTAGCTCCTTACAGACTTGGAAAT AGAGAAATGGGAAGACCAAACAGCTGTGTCGAAGAGCAACCCAATTGTTCTGATGTTCAAGGTTCTTTAAATCAGGAG GACCAACTTGTGGCACGCCATGCTTTTGAGAAGGCTTTAAGTTATCAGCACCTATCATACGATACTACGATCGAAGACTCACTCCCAAAG TCTGCCAAGGACCTAATAAAGGACATTACAGTTTTAGAACTAGAAGTTGTCTTTTTGGAGCGCCATCTTCTATCCTTATACAGGAAAACGTTTGATCAATGCATACCATCTGAATTGACTGTGGCCGAAAGACAGAGTTCTTCTTCAGTCACACATGAAGGAAGTTATAAAGAATTTTCTGGACAAGATGTTACACCAGAAAGTAACAAAACCATCACCTACGCTGATGATCTTACATTGCCTCGGAGTACATCTGGCAAACCATTCAAGGAATGCAATGGCATATGGGAACCAGAAAAACTGTTAGATTTGAGCATTCATCGTTGCTATTCCTCCCTGTCTCAGCGTTCAACTTGTTCACCGAAAACTTCTCCTCGAACAAAATGTCAAACTAAAAATGTAGATTCATACCACTCCTTACCTTTCTCAATGCTAGAG CAAGCGCAGTTTGCAACTTCAAATTTATATGCAGAAGAACATCTTGGAAGTTATTTCTCTGATCATGTTCCAGAAACACCAAACAGCCTTTCTGAAGAAATGATCAAGTGCATTTCAGCAATATATTGTGAACTTGCTGACCCGCCTATTATCAATAACGGTTACACTTGCTCTCCAATCACATTCTCAGCACCAATGCATGACTTTTCGTCACAGGCTGAAAGTGAAAAGTGGAGTTCCCGGCGCACGAAAATTCCTTTTTTCAATTCACAATCTGAAAAGCCTATCCACTTTGAAGGATCAGAAGAATTGAGTGGACCTTACTGTAGAATGCTAAAGGTACAGTGCATCAGTGAGGATACGGAGAAGTTAAGAGATGTTGACCACACACTAAAGAAATTTAG CTCACTTGTTTATCAGTTGGAAGGAGTGGATCTCAGAAAGATGAAACATGAAGAGAAGTTAGCCTTTTGGATTAACGTGCACAATGCACTCGTTATGCAT ACATTTTTAACATATGGGATTCCACAAAATTATTCAAAAAGAGTTTCATTGCCACTCAAG TCTGCATATAATGTGGGAGGTCACACCATAAGTGTAGACATGATACAGAGGTCCATTTTGGGGTGCAGATTGCCTCGTCCTGGACAA TGGCTGCGGCTGTTGTTTACCATGAAAACAAAGTTCAAGGCTGGAGATGCACGCAAATCGTATGCAATTGAGCAACCCGAACCTCTCTTGCATTTTGCACTCTGCTCGGGAAGCTATTCCGATCCTGCG GTACGTATGTACACATCAAAGAGAGTGTTTGAGGAGCTGGAAACTGCAAAAGAGGAGTACATCCAATCAACCTTCCTTCTGCACAAGGAACAGAAAATCCTTCTTCCAAAGATTGTGGAGTCATTTGCAAAGGACTCAGGATTATGCTCTGCCGGTTTGGTAGAGATGATTGAGCGTTTACTGCCTAACTCTGAAAGAAAAAGTAATCCCCAGTGCCAACAGAGAAGAATATGGAAGGCAATTGATTGGATTCCTCACAACTTTACTTTCCGCTATCTTATCCCAAAAGAAGTAGCTTGGTGA
- the LOC112169207 gene encoding DNA-directed RNA polymerases II, IV and V subunit 11 codes for MNAPDRYERFVVPEGTKKVSYERDTKIINAASFTIEREDHTIGNILRMQLHRDESVLFAGYKLPHPLQYKIIVRIHTTSQSSPMQAYNQAINDLDKELDLLKSNFEAEVAKHSMQVDY; via the exons ATGAATGCCCCAGACCGATATGAGCGATTTGTTGTCCCTGAAGGGACAAAAAA GGTGTCGTATGAGAGGGATACGAAGATCATAAATGCTGCATCGTTTACGATTGAGAGAGAGGATCACACTATTGGCAACATCCTTCGCAT GCAGCTGCACCGGGATGAAAGTGTTTTATTTGCTGGCTACAAGCTTCCTCACCCACTTCAGTACAAGATCATTGTCAGG ATTCACACAACCAGCCAGTCATCACCAATGCAGGCATATAACCAGGCTATTAATGATCTTGACAAGGAACTTGACCTTTTGAAGAGTAATTTTGAG GCTGAGGTAGCAAAGCATTCAATGCAAGTGGACTACTAG
- the LOC121049965 gene encoding uncharacterized protein LOC121049965 gives MDVNMVSLGQTILDGIKSVDAGLSVVTLGQIQLLNGWNYKTWRNQVEFYLSMHQNMDLCLIEEQPLELDTYSTEEDRKYYKEWYQCNRKAKNIIRSTMSNTVRGSIVEPDLAMDFFEAIVDKYWESHKAEAARLSKRFNELKFYGSGSVREHSMELIGINASTVFLAK, from the exons ATGGATGTCAACATGGTTTCCCTTGGTCAGACTATCTTGGATGGAATCAAGAGTGTGGATGCAG gaCTCTCTGTTGTGACCTTAGGTCAGATCCAATTGCTTAATGGGTGGAATTATAAGACCTGGAGAAATCAAGTAGAGTTTTACCTTTCCATGCATCAAAATATGGATCTCTGTCTGATTGAAGAACAGCCACTTGAGCTGGACACATATAGCACTGAAGAGGATAGGAAGTACTACAAGGAGTGGTACCAATGCAACAGGAAGGCCAAGAATATAATTAGGAGCACGATGTCCAACACTGTTAGAGGGTCAATAGTAGAACCAGACCTAGCTATGGACTTTTTCGAAGCTATTGTTGATAAATACTGGGAAAGTCATAAGGCTGAAGCAGCTAGGCTTTCTAAGAGGTTCAATGAGCTGAAATTTTATGGAAGTGGGAGTGTGAGAGAACATAGTATGGAGCTGATAGGGATCAATGCTAG CACTGTTTTCCTTGCAAAGTGA